TGCAACATCTTTACACCTAACGTTTGAATAAGTctactacttatcaaaaaaaaaacgTTTGAATAAGTCTACTCTATTCATATGGCCATTGAGACAAATCATTGAATGTAATTTTAATCAGTACCTAAAGTTTTATATAATGACCGAGGACAACACGATTTGCAAATTCCAGTTTCAGGTCTTCATGTTAACCCTTGATTGCCTGACACATTCAACACTTGGGTGGTAGACATTGACTGGATAGTTTCATGTTGTATAACTTTAAATGCAATTTCTGGACAACATCTTGTGTTCTTTGATATGGAAAAATGTTTTCTAGCAGAGTATCTTGTTTGTCTAAAGGGGACATGTACTAGATATGTAGAGGCATTTTGTATTACCTCACAGCACTTGTTTCTCTGCCAAAGCTCCTGACTTTTATGTCATGCCCCCAAAAATCTTAGAAGCTTTAGAGTGTTTTAGCTGTGTGAGAGCCAGacattcataaaattttaatttcagcaTGTGTTTTTAGTATATTTGTAACACATTTACTTTTAGTTGATATATAGAAGAATCATTTAGAAGTTATTTTACTGTGATTTTCTCTGTTACTTTTTAATGACCTATTACATGCAAATTGGGTAACTTGAAACTCCTTTCCAGGTTGACATTGACTTCGACAAGGAGCCAATTGGCACTGGGAAGGATGGTAAGAATGTCTATTTTAAGGATATCTGGCCTTCGACAGAAGAAATTGCAGAGGTAGAAAATTATAACGATAAAGTTTTGTTATATTGTTTGAGAATCTGTATGGGATAAACTGACTTTGGATGACATACTGTTTAGGTTGTTCAATCCAGTGTGTTGCCTGAAATGTTCAAAAGTACTTACGAGGCTATTACGAAAGGCAATCCCATGTGGAATCAGCTTTCAGTTCCAACTGCCGCCCTGTACTCATGGGACCCCAATTCAACCTACATTCACGAGCCCCCATATTTCAAGGACATGACTCTTGATCCTCCCGGACCTCATGGAGTAAAGGATGCTTACTGCCTACTAAATTTTGGTGACAGTATTACAACAGATCACATTTCCCCAGCTGGAAACATTCACAAAGACAGTCCTGCTGCGAAGTACCTTCTTGAGCGTGGGGTTGATCGCAAGGACTTCAATTCTTATGGAAGTCGCCGTGGCAATGATGAAGTGATGGCAAGGGGAACTTTTGCCAATATCCGCATTGTTAACAAGCTCTTGAGTGGGGAAGTGGGCCCAAAAACAATTCACATTCCTACAGGAGAGAAACACTATGTTTTTGATGCAGCAACGGTGAGTTCCTTTTTCTCACGCTGTTCACAGTTTTTCATTCTGATCTCTTTCCTTGTCAAAGTTTATTCTTGTGATGATTTAGCAtatttgtcctttttttttggtGGCCCACACACTCGATCTCTTAGTAATGCTGGACTGTGAACTTCTGGACTGAACTAAATTAAACAAAAGAATGCGCTTTATATCAATACTTTCCTTTCCCATTTGTACATATTAGGTAAATTCACCCAGATTTAATTCATCCAGATTTATTAACCTTTGTTATGATGTGAACTGTTAtaataccaataaaaaaatggtgTGAACTTTTGGCACATTTTCTGAGTGGAAAATTCTAATCATCTGAAATAATCACCAGTGATttgaagtaatttttttacGGTTCATGGCTGCTGCCCTCAAGTAATAATGATGATCTCCAAATGTACTATTGGATTAATGCTTTTGGTTGGTGTCTATTTCAGAGGTACAAGGCTGCTGGGCAGGATACCATTATACTGGCTGGTGCTGAATATGGAAGCGGAAGCTCCAGGGACTGGGCTGCCAAAGGTCCAATGTTATTGGTGGGTTTCTCAGTTCCACCTTTCAATCATCTTATCTTAACATGTCCTGGTAGCCTATTGTTCTCACATAACAATTGTATGTAACAGGGAGTTAAGGCAGTGATTGCCAAAAGCTTTGAGAGAATTCACCGCAGTAATTTGGTGGGAATGGGTGTTATTCCACTTTGCTTCAAGGCTGGTGAGGATGCTGACACGCTAGGATTGACTGGTCATGAACGTTACACCATTGACCTCCCAAGCAAAATCAGCGAGATAAAGCCAGGCCAAGATGTGGACGTCACGACTGATACTGGAAAGTCTTTCACATGCATCGCCCGCTTTGACACTGAGGTATTTCCCACTTTCATATGTATGCGCATTTTGCATTCAATGTTGCGGAGCAGAGAATGCTATTCGCATGTTCTGGAGGAATACATAACTCAAGACTGGAATTTTAATGTTTAAATTCAATTGGAATAGGAACTTTTAAACGACACTTTTCATTTGAATTCATCAAATAATGCATTACAGAAGTGTGGATTAGAAATCTTTGTTCCCTTTCATTATTCTATTGCTCAGGGGGTTTTCAGGAATTGCTTAGTTAAAGGCCAGAGATATGATGGTATCGAATGTTTTGTCATGCAAGAGTGCTTATGTTTTGCATCCTCTGAGCGATATTCATATAAGTTCTGCAATCTCATTGAAAAAAGATGGTTTACATACAGATACTTTACCCAATTCTTCTGTTTGTGTTTGCAGGTGGAATTGGCTTATTTCAATCATGGAGGCATTCTTCCATATGTTTTACGGAATCTGACCAAGCAATAAATAACTGCATGTTGGATTAGCAGGCTTGCCATATCCGTGTGAGTTCTTCCGGATTGTAGAATCTGGGGCGGGCaataaactttttaataataggaAAACCCCTTTCATTGCAcgtttgtttttaattattatttttttgaagcatTATTGAAGGTGCAGGTGGCTGCCTTCAACAAAGGAAGAGCATGTTTTAGTCAATGGTActctttcttttcctatttttgCGATCTCGTTCTCTGGTGCTTTGTTACACATTACGGATATGAAGAGAGCAACAAACTTTTTAGAGGTTAATTGATGATATTGAAGGCTGATCGACCAAATTGCTTGGGAACACAATATGAATAGAAAGACTGAAAGAGGCTATATGTTGTAAGGGTACTGGTATTAGGCCAGCTGAAACTTACCTCTTAGATGGTTCTCTTGACATGGTGGTGTCACATagtctaatttaaaaaaaaaaaaaaaacatattcaaaacaaaagagtctaaaaattttaaaaagagacgtattttttttttaagaggacGGTACCTCCGAGCTTTATTGATAAACCTTCACATTTGACAGAAGAAAACTGGTTACAAGACTTTCCAATAAAATAACCTTATTATCAAATAATTACAACCAATAAGAACTAACCAAATCATAAAGAAACGAGGAAACATTTTAGAAATAGAAACAGTAATTACATTAGACGAAAAATCTTCCGTGTAACTCTACTACCAAGTTAGCTTCCTTGCCTGCTTAGTCTCGCAACAGGAGAAATATAACTTAGCTTGGACTGAAAAGGATATGGCTTGGCACGTCTCTTATCTGCTCATTAAACCTTCCTCAATCGcacataagataaagaacatTTGTCAAAGCACAACAAACTTGTAAGTCTTCTAGGAAGAAAATTATcgcttttgtattttctttttaacaaaatacgTTATACCATCGTAGTGACACTTCATGATGGTATCACATTAAGAGAACCATCGGAGTTGTAAGAAGAATAAGTTACTACTGTCTTTATCATCATTATCATTGTTGTCAATCAACAAGAACTCCATAAATAGAAACTAAAGAATAGGAAGCTGGCACGTGTACTAAGGTCTACAAAAGGATcttatatggaaaaaaaaaaaaaaaaaaaaaaactaatatggTATGTTATAATAgaacattttttattataaaataaatctaatttatCATATGAAGTTACGTTAGTTTATAAGATCTTTTCATAGATCTAACACTTATATACAAATTTGATGAACTCTATTAATGGAGGATGTTTAGAGGAGGGGCTCCTCTACCACAATCCTTCTCTTGAGGTCTTAATTAAGGTTGATGGTGTTAGTGTCTTGGCACGTCTTAGCTTGGACTGAAAAGGATATGGCTTGGCACGTCTCTTATCTGCTCATTAAACCTTCCTCAATCGCACATAAGGTAAAGAATATTAGTCAAGGCACAACAAACCTGTAAGTCTTCTAGGAAGAAAACTATGGTTTTTGTATTtgtaattatgtatttttttttaaataaactacGTGATACCATCGTAGTAACACTCCATTATGATATCACATTAAGAGAACTGTCGGAGTTGTAAGAAGAATAAGTTACTACTGTCTATATCATTGTTAATCAACAAGGACTACATAAATAGAAACTAAAGAGCAGGAAGCTGGTGCGTGAACTAAGGTCTACAAAGGgatcttatatgaaaaaaaaaaaaaaaaaaaaaaaacctgtcaTATAATAGGAACACTTCTTATTATAAACTAAAtctaatttatcatattaaGTTATGTTAATTTGTCAGATCTTTTTACAGATTTAGCACTTATATACAAATTTGATGAACTCTATTAATGGAGGATGTTAATAGAGGAGGGGCTCCTCTACCACAATCCTTCTCTTGAGGTCTCAATTAAGGTTGATGGTGTTAGTGTCTTGTAAAATCAATTGAAAGTTCAAGTCCCTCTCAAACAATGTAATATGCTTTTATTAGACGCATGGACTCTCCTATTTGAAAGGTCTGCTGATCAAGTAAGTGTTTAAACGTTGACTATTAGAAGTCTTTTTGTGACTTTTCAGTGGAATAAGGTTCTCTCCATCTCACTTGACATAGATAATCCTCATTTACTATAAAATGTTGGctattttgaatatttcataTTATCTTGACAAgtgaaatgatttaaatatcCATGTTTTACCCTAAAATGATACTATCTATTTTACTTGAAATGGAGAGGATCTTTGTCAGCAAAGATTATGATCTTATTAAATGCTTGGCATTAGAGTAATTTTTCACTTTAAATACAAGTCTTTTACTACCATGTTGAAGAGAGAATGAGTAAAAGAGTAGTGACACTGTCTGTCTCATCATGACCTTTCTACGTACACACTGGAttaataatttacataaatTCTCGTCAATATTAACTCAAAACTAGTACACATTCAATAATATGGTGATCAATTAGTCACACCATATGctattaaaattgtttaaaactctctctctcacacacacacacacacatatatatatatatggagagagagagagagagagagagagagagagagagagagagagagagagagagagagagagagagagagagagagagagagagagagagagagttgctaGTGCTAGTGAACAAACCACTTGACCTTAGTGGAGCTCTGAAATGCTCTCCAGAGCTGGTCCCTGACTATTATCTATGGGCCCATAACTTGTTCTAGATCTACAAATCCTCCTTCCTTTCAAATTCATCTCCCTTACCAATTCCTCCACGGAAGAATACTTGGAGCTCTCCTTCGAATCCAGTATCTGTTTCAACTCTTTCAGGGTCACCACCACTCGAATCCTCACAACCCCACTTCTAGAATCACCCTCAGTACTTCCTCCACCAACATTATCATCTTCTTGGAGCTTGAACCTCACCATCTTCTTCTTATGACCACCATCTACCTGCAGTAGTGTCACTGGTTTTGACTTGGATCCTGTAAATGATTCTCTTTGTTCAACCACTTCTTCTACCTTCGCCACCTCCTCATCTTTCTCATTCTGATCTGCTGAAGTCTTAGTACTACCACTCATGCAACTTCCCATGTTAGAGCTAGATAGAAAGAGACAGAGtgacagagagacagagagtaaatgctaaattgctaatatATAGAGAGGGGTGGAGATTATTTCCAGTGTCTCATACTGGAAAGTAGCACCACGCATATATTAGACATATTGATACCCCTTTTGTCTTTCTATTTTGTTGAGCATTATAAAAGTACTACCCTGTCTTGGCTTGTGGCGAGAGTGGTGATACCTGGTCCACCAGAGACGTAGTTGGTGCATCAGGCTGCCTTTAACGATCAGATTGATAATTTCTAATTGTTGAGATTTCTGTAATAGATTCCTTGTGATCAGTCCAAAGTTTGTGATGCATTGTGACAAGCAATGATTGTCTAGTTTAAAGTTTAAATCACTTTAGGGGCCCCTAATCAATACTCAAAATTCTTCGTGGTTATTGCTATATACCTCTTGACTTCACTTTTATCTTTACAATTAAATCTTACTATACAATTTCTAGTTTGCAAGTGGCTGTTTGGACGTCATGTGTACAAATCTAATTCTAATTTCGAATAAATCTCTCTTAATATCTATTatatctcttcttctttctcaatctcTGGAAAATGCGGCGTTGTATTACTTTTAACTCAGACATGACTGGCTATAATTCAAAGAGAGATACATATAGTAGTCAAGTCTACATATTATATCTTTTTATCTGAGAGTTTTGAAAAGGATTATATATATTGCTTGATCATGAATTGAAAAGTGTAAATTAAAGCAAGAATGTATATGGAATCGTGCTGGACCTCGAGTCAAGTGCCAGCCGGCAAATGCTAATGGTGGAGGTGGGTCGGATGCATGTGACATGTCCTTCAAATTTGGAGCACCATTTGGGGGATCACTTCCTTATTAGCAGTAGCTTCCATAATGTCATGGGTGGTGGGTCGGGTGCATGTGACATGTCCTTTCAATTTTTGATGGACTTTCGTTTGCATTAACTTCCATGATATCATGCTTGTCGAAATGTGATCAAGGCTTGCACAGTTTTGGAGTTTGGAGT
The genomic region above belongs to Carya illinoinensis cultivar Pawnee chromosome 4, C.illinoinensisPawnee_v1, whole genome shotgun sequence and contains:
- the LOC122307352 gene encoding uncharacterized protein LOC122307352 translates to MGSCMSGSTKTSADQNEKDEEVAKVEEVVEQRESFTGSKSKPVTLLQVDGGHKKKMVRFKLQEDDNVGGGSTEGDSRSGVVRIRVVVTLKELKQILDSKESSKYSSVEELVREMNLKGRRICRSRTSYGPIDNSQGPALESISELH